The nucleotide sequence ACGAAGTTGCAGTAGCCGATAGGACTCAGCGTCCAGCAGCTTCGCGACTTGCTTGCTGAAGACAGGCGTTTCCTTGATTACCATCCTCAATCGTACGTCGTTGGCGTAGTATACGTCAATGGCGTATAATTGGTTCCAGGATCCTGTCGCCGCTGCGCTCCAACTTGGAATTGCTGCTGTCCGCGAAGGCGTCGAGGCCACGTCTGGTAACGCCTGTGGTTTGCGAAGCGTGCGGGTGCGGCAGCAGAATCCCGAGACGTTAGGGAGCGCGGCCACCGCCATCCGTTGGACTGAGGAGTTTGATGCTCCACTTCGAGTGGGATCCGGCCAAGGCCGAGTCGAACCTAAAGAAGCATGGAGTCGATTTCGGGGAGGCGGCTACCGCGTTCGGTGATCCCCTTTCCTTGACTGTCCCCGATCCAGACCACTCTGTGGGTGAAGAGCGATTCATCTTGATAGGTGTATCGTATCGAAACCGCCTCGTTGTCGTGGCGCACGCCGAGGACGGAGATACGATCCGAATCATCAGCGCCCGCTCGGC is from Rhodothermales bacterium and encodes:
- a CDS encoding BrnT family toxin, producing the protein MLHFEWDPAKAESNLKKHGVDFGEAATAFGDPLSLTVPDPDHSVGEERFILIGVSYRNRLVVVAHAEDGDTIRIISARSATTAERKAYEHE